From the Oleiharenicola lentus genome, one window contains:
- a CDS encoding AURKAIP1/COX24 domain-containing protein → MGNLKKKRRLKMSKHKRRKRLKANRHKKRTWQK, encoded by the coding sequence ATGGGCAACCTTAAGAAGAAACGTCGTCTGAAGATGTCGAAGCACAAACGCCGGAAGCGCCTCAAGGCGAACCGCCACAAGAAGCGCACATGGCAAAAGTGA